In Rhodothermus marinus DSM 4252, a single genomic region encodes these proteins:
- a CDS encoding glycoside hydrolase family 3 N-terminal domain-containing protein: MRQVLVFLGIMLLLHLKAAAQERPAYLDPTLPIEVRVEDLLGRMTLEEKVAQMLSMWQTKRLIVDEQNRFDPSRAPEWFKLGIGRIERPSEYFQTAREAAAFTNAIQRWVRENTRLGIPVLFHEEALHGIQAYEATSYPQAIALASTWNPALVERVYGRIAREVRARGVHQVLAPVVDVGREPRWGRIEETFGEDPYLVAEMGKAAVWGLQGRRVPPVGPGHVIATLKHMTGHGQPESGINVAPVFFGERHLREVFLYPFREAVEKAHALSVMASYNEVDGIPSHVNAWMLRDVLRGEWGFRGVIVSDWFAIRQLITKHHVAADEAEAARRALAATVDIELPDYDVYPVLLEQVKKGLIPESAIDEAVRRLLWAKFAVGLFDGEPYVDEAEASRVNASEEDRALALEAAREAIILLKNDGLLPLEAGRLDRVAVIGPHAGEVLLGGYSGRPRYTVSILEGLRERLRGEAEVLYAEGVRITEDSVFTDEPQPHLGGERAYPRWVADTVVWTDPESNRRRIEEAVALARRSDVAILVVGGNEQTSREAWAVNHLGDRLSLRLPGQQEELVKAVLATGVPVVLVVIGGQPYVITELVDRVGAIVWGWYLGQETGRAVAEVLLGDYNPAGRLPITIPRHEGQLPAYYSHKPSKELDYVDGTSRPLFPFGYGLSYTRFAYRSVRLEPDRVGGCGVVRVLVELENVGDRAGDEVVQVYVRDRVSSVARPVKELKGFRRVHLGPGERKVVEIELGPEAFAFYGLEMERVVEAGWFDVLVGGNSEELISVPLEITEDCNLGP, from the coding sequence ATGAGGCAGGTTCTTGTTTTTCTTGGCATAATGCTTTTGCTGCATCTGAAAGCTGCAGCGCAGGAGCGACCGGCGTATCTGGACCCGACGCTTCCCATCGAAGTGCGCGTCGAGGACCTGCTTGGCCGCATGACGCTCGAAGAAAAAGTCGCCCAGATGCTGAGCATGTGGCAGACGAAGCGGTTGATCGTCGACGAGCAGAATCGCTTCGATCCGAGCCGGGCGCCGGAATGGTTCAAACTGGGCATTGGCCGCATCGAGCGGCCGAGCGAGTATTTCCAGACGGCGCGCGAGGCGGCCGCTTTCACCAACGCCATCCAGCGCTGGGTCAGAGAAAACACACGACTGGGCATCCCCGTGCTTTTCCACGAGGAAGCCCTCCACGGCATTCAGGCCTATGAGGCGACCAGTTATCCGCAGGCGATTGCGTTGGCGAGCACGTGGAATCCGGCGCTGGTGGAGCGGGTCTACGGGCGGATTGCGCGGGAGGTGCGGGCGCGCGGGGTGCATCAGGTGCTGGCGCCGGTGGTGGACGTGGGTCGGGAGCCGCGCTGGGGTCGAATCGAGGAGACCTTTGGGGAGGATCCGTACCTGGTGGCGGAGATGGGGAAGGCGGCCGTGTGGGGGTTGCAGGGCCGTCGGGTTCCGCCGGTGGGACCGGGTCATGTGATTGCGACGCTGAAGCACATGACGGGTCATGGTCAGCCGGAGAGCGGGATCAACGTGGCGCCGGTGTTTTTCGGGGAGCGTCATTTGCGGGAGGTGTTTTTGTATCCGTTTCGGGAGGCGGTGGAGAAGGCGCATGCGCTGAGTGTGATGGCTTCGTACAATGAGGTGGACGGGATACCGTCGCATGTGAACGCGTGGATGTTGCGGGATGTGTTGCGGGGCGAGTGGGGCTTCCGCGGCGTCATCGTCTCCGACTGGTTTGCGATTCGTCAGCTCATCACGAAGCATCATGTAGCAGCCGACGAGGCCGAAGCAGCGCGGCGGGCGCTGGCCGCCACGGTGGACATCGAACTCCCGGACTACGATGTGTACCCGGTATTGCTGGAGCAGGTAAAAAAGGGGTTGATTCCGGAGTCGGCGATAGACGAGGCGGTTCGTCGGTTGTTGTGGGCGAAGTTTGCGGTGGGATTGTTTGACGGGGAGCCGTATGTGGACGAGGCGGAGGCTTCGCGGGTGAACGCCTCGGAGGAGGATCGGGCGCTGGCGTTGGAGGCGGCGCGCGAGGCGATCATTTTGTTGAAGAACGACGGGTTGTTGCCGTTGGAGGCGGGTCGGTTGGATCGGGTGGCGGTGATTGGGCCGCATGCGGGGGAGGTGTTGCTGGGGGGATATTCGGGGCGTCCGCGTTACACGGTGAGCATACTGGAGGGGTTGCGTGAGCGGTTGCGTGGGGAGGCGGAGGTGTTGTATGCGGAGGGGGTTCGGATCACGGAAGACTCGGTCTTCACCGACGAACCCCAGCCGCACCTCGGAGGCGAGCGCGCCTATCCGCGCTGGGTGGCCGACACGGTGGTCTGGACCGATCCGGAATCCAACCGCCGACGCATCGAGGAGGCGGTCGCGCTGGCCCGTCGGAGTGATGTGGCGATTCTGGTGGTTGGCGGCAACGAGCAGACTTCGCGTGAGGCCTGGGCGGTGAACCATCTTGGAGATCGTTTGTCGTTGCGGTTGCCGGGTCAGCAGGAGGAGTTGGTGAAGGCGGTGTTGGCGACGGGAGTGCCGGTGGTGCTGGTGGTGATTGGCGGGCAGCCGTACGTGATCACGGAGTTAGTGGACCGGGTGGGGGCGATCGTGTGGGGCTGGTATCTGGGTCAGGAGACGGGTCGTGCGGTGGCGGAGGTGTTGCTGGGGGATTACAATCCGGCGGGCCGTTTGCCGATCACGATACCGCGTCACGAGGGGCAGCTTCCGGCCTATTACAGTCACAAGCCGAGCAAGGAGTTGGACTACGTGGACGGTACGAGTCGGCCGCTTTTCCCGTTCGGGTATGGTTTGTCGTACACGCGTTTTGCGTATCGGAGTGTTCGGTTGGAGCCGGATCGGGTGGGGGGATGTGGAGTGGTTCGGGTGCTGGTGGAGTTGGAGAACGTGGGGGATCGTGCCGGGGATGAGGTGGTGCAGGTGTATGTTCGGGATCGGGTGAGCAGTGTGGCGCGACCGGTGAAGGAGTTGAAGGGATTTCGTCGGGTGCATTTGGGGCCGGGGGAGCGGAAGGTAGTGGAGATTGAGCTGGGGCCGGAGGCGTTTGCGTTTTACGGCTTGGAGATGGAGCGGGTGGTGGAGGCGGGGTGGTTTGATGTGCTGGTGGGGGGTAATTCGGAGGAGTTGATCAGCGTGCCCCTGGAAATCACCGAAGACTGCAATCTGGGGCCCTGA
- a CDS encoding DUF2179 domain-containing protein, translating to MEAWFASPWGALLIFGLRIVDVSMSMIRMILAVRGYRGRAAVIGFFEVLVWLMAVGQALQHLHSIWHVLGYAAGFATGNYVGVWLEERFAIGLRVVRAIFRNGTERRGALAAQLLRERGFGVTEVQGRGREDVVEILDLIVERRHVPEVVQLLRQVDPNVFISIEEVRAIQGGYVRPGGRKLPFLTRLQTLSSRSRMLLGWLVRRR from the coding sequence ATGGAGGCCTGGTTCGCATCGCCCTGGGGTGCCCTGTTGATCTTCGGATTGCGGATCGTCGACGTATCGATGTCGATGATCCGCATGATTCTGGCCGTACGCGGCTATCGGGGCCGGGCGGCGGTGATCGGCTTTTTCGAGGTGCTCGTCTGGCTGATGGCCGTCGGCCAGGCGCTGCAGCATCTGCATTCCATCTGGCATGTGCTGGGCTACGCGGCCGGATTTGCGACGGGCAACTATGTGGGCGTGTGGCTGGAGGAGCGGTTTGCCATCGGGCTGCGGGTGGTGCGGGCTATTTTCCGGAATGGTACGGAGCGTCGCGGGGCGCTGGCAGCCCAGCTGCTGCGTGAGCGTGGCTTTGGCGTGACGGAAGTGCAGGGGCGCGGCCGCGAAGATGTGGTCGAGATCCTGGATCTGATCGTCGAGCGACGGCACGTGCCGGAAGTGGTGCAGCTGCTTCGCCAGGTGGACCCGAACGTATTCATCAGTATCGAGGAAGTACGCGCCATTCAGGGGGGCTATGTGCGGCCGGGTGGCCGCAAACTTCCCTTCCTGACGCGCCTTCAGACGCTGTCCTCCCGCTCGCGGATGCTGCTGGGCTGGCTGGTTCGGCGCCGCTGA
- a CDS encoding cobalamin-binding protein yields MRIVSLLPAATEWVCAFGADASLVGRSHECDFPPEILDRPVLTRPRVDARGTSAEIDRQVRTVWEQGLSLYEIDWERLRALQPDLILTQAQCPVCAVSVSELEAGLADWPAPRPQVLAMAPQTLKQVLDAALEIGRHIGRLHEAMSYLARAEKRLRHLRDFLGLRRRSDPSTFPRVACIEWIEPLIVAGHWMPDVVEMAGGQAVLAESGQPSRTITWAELQAADPDVLLLMPCGFTVAQTARELPELMQRPEWQALRAVQEGRVFVLDGHAYFNRPGPRLYRSIELVAVCLHPDRLSLELLDVQPWELQTLETALT; encoded by the coding sequence ATGCGTATTGTCTCGCTTTTACCCGCCGCCACCGAATGGGTCTGTGCTTTCGGAGCGGACGCGTCGCTGGTCGGACGCTCCCATGAATGCGACTTTCCTCCGGAAATTCTGGATCGGCCGGTGCTGACCCGCCCGCGGGTCGATGCCCGGGGCACCTCGGCCGAAATCGATCGCCAGGTCCGCACCGTATGGGAGCAGGGGCTGAGCCTCTATGAAATCGACTGGGAGCGACTTCGTGCGCTCCAACCGGATCTGATTCTGACGCAGGCACAGTGCCCGGTGTGTGCCGTGTCGGTCTCGGAACTGGAAGCCGGGCTGGCCGACTGGCCGGCGCCCCGGCCCCAGGTGCTCGCCATGGCGCCCCAGACGCTCAAGCAGGTGCTGGACGCCGCACTGGAAATCGGCCGCCACATCGGCCGCCTGCACGAGGCCATGAGCTACCTGGCCCGGGCCGAGAAGCGCCTGCGCCACCTTCGGGACTTTCTCGGCCTGCGTCGCCGTAGCGATCCGTCCACGTTCCCGCGGGTGGCCTGCATCGAATGGATTGAGCCACTGATCGTGGCAGGCCACTGGATGCCCGACGTGGTGGAGATGGCCGGCGGACAGGCCGTCCTGGCCGAATCGGGCCAGCCTTCCCGCACGATCACCTGGGCCGAACTGCAGGCGGCCGATCCCGACGTGCTGCTGCTTATGCCCTGCGGCTTTACCGTGGCCCAGACTGCACGCGAACTGCCGGAGCTGATGCAGCGACCGGAATGGCAGGCGCTGCGGGCCGTGCAGGAAGGACGGGTCTTCGTGCTGGACGGCCACGCCTACTTCAACCGTCCGGGTCCCCGTCTGTACCGCTCCATCGAACTGGTGGCGGTCTGCCTGCACCCGGACCGGCTTTCACTGGAGTTGCTCGACGTGCAACCCTGGGAGTTGCAGACGCTGGAGACCGCACTGACCTGA
- a CDS encoding sirohydrochlorin chelatase, protein MLTLLLIWTMLIPTPDSTQPGLLVMAHGGPPAWNRAVIEAVAPLRAGRPTAVAFGMADPHTLQQALDTLQALGARRAVVVRLFMDGASFQHQTEYLLGLRPDPPARFLLHRHGSPDGHHSEGPPPPLRHNLELVLSEAGLMEAPEIGPILADRALALSRDPTRESVLLLAHGTEDEVLNARWIVAMERHAQLIRALGFHAVRVETLREDWPALRADAERRIRAFVEAETQAGRTVLVIPFRVYGFGPYRKVLDGLTYRADGTGLLPHPAITAWIERQWERLSRQAGWLKETTTALRPTH, encoded by the coding sequence ATGCTGACGCTGCTTTTGATCTGGACCATGCTGATCCCCACGCCCGATAGTACGCAGCCGGGCCTGCTCGTGATGGCGCACGGTGGCCCCCCGGCGTGGAACCGGGCCGTGATCGAAGCGGTGGCGCCGCTGCGGGCCGGACGGCCAACGGCCGTCGCGTTCGGGATGGCCGATCCGCACACGCTCCAGCAGGCACTCGACACGCTGCAGGCACTGGGTGCCCGCCGGGCCGTGGTGGTCCGGCTGTTCATGGACGGCGCTTCGTTCCAGCACCAGACCGAATACCTGCTGGGATTGCGTCCGGACCCGCCCGCGCGCTTTCTGCTGCATCGCCACGGTAGCCCTGACGGGCACCACTCGGAAGGCCCACCACCTCCGCTACGGCACAACCTGGAACTGGTGCTGAGCGAAGCGGGCCTGATGGAAGCGCCCGAAATCGGTCCGATCCTGGCCGATCGGGCGCTGGCACTCAGCCGGGATCCTACTCGAGAGTCCGTGCTGTTGCTGGCGCACGGAACAGAAGATGAAGTACTCAACGCGCGCTGGATCGTGGCCATGGAGCGCCACGCCCAGCTCATTCGCGCGCTGGGCTTCCACGCCGTACGCGTCGAGACGCTGCGGGAAGACTGGCCGGCGCTTCGTGCCGACGCAGAGCGGCGCATCCGGGCGTTCGTCGAAGCCGAAACGCAGGCCGGTCGCACCGTGCTGGTCATTCCGTTCCGGGTCTACGGCTTCGGCCCTTATCGGAAAGTGCTGGACGGGCTGACCTACCGGGCCGACGGAACCGGCCTCTTGCCGCACCCGGCCATCACCGCCTGGATCGAGCGCCAGTGGGAGCGGCTGAGCCGTCAGGCCGGCTGGCTGAAAGAGACGACCACGGCGCTGCGTCCCACCCACTGA
- a CDS encoding HmuY family protein: MPTRTFLLLSLMLVLLLAACDSSEPLDETTPVEAVRVEDLPADPTTPDPQTGRPVGTGRYTFFSLRTGEIVLRYDEPDRSDSASTAWDLAFQGTNILINGGTSGPGQGGAVVLEVPFDEVTEAPTDDQFRVDGVDECPNGVKRAICPGSGNGWYNYDPTTHIVTPIPGRTIVVRTADGRYAKVRILSYYKGAPDPGAIDPEANPSRYYTFEYVFQLDGSRRLQ; the protein is encoded by the coding sequence ATGCCCACACGAACCTTCCTGCTGCTGAGCCTGATGCTGGTCCTGCTGCTGGCTGCCTGCGATAGCAGCGAACCGCTGGATGAAACCACGCCGGTAGAGGCCGTGCGGGTCGAAGACCTGCCGGCCGATCCCACCACACCGGATCCTCAGACCGGACGGCCGGTCGGCACCGGACGCTACACGTTCTTCAGCCTGCGCACCGGCGAGATCGTGCTACGCTACGACGAGCCGGACCGAAGCGACTCGGCCTCGACGGCCTGGGATCTGGCCTTCCAGGGCACGAACATTCTGATCAACGGCGGCACGAGCGGTCCGGGACAGGGCGGCGCGGTCGTGCTGGAGGTGCCTTTCGACGAGGTGACGGAAGCGCCGACCGACGATCAGTTCCGGGTGGACGGCGTGGACGAATGCCCCAACGGCGTCAAGCGCGCCATCTGCCCCGGCTCCGGCAACGGCTGGTACAACTACGATCCCACCACACACATCGTCACCCCGATTCCTGGCCGCACGATCGTCGTGCGTACGGCCGACGGTCGCTATGCCAAGGTGCGGATCCTGAGCTACTACAAAGGCGCTCCCGATCCCGGTGCCATCGATCCCGAAGCCAATCCTTCGCGCTACTACACGTTCGAGTACGTCTTTCAACTCGACGGCTCCCGTCGTCTGCAATAA
- a CDS encoding TonB-dependent receptor plug domain-containing protein, with translation MKLLLLLLLPQVAIDTTRAVPLPPVVVTATRSARPLTEVPVPTQLVPAEAIRQSGAARLSDLLAEQPGLLLFEDHGTGLMMQGFEPDYTLFLLDGEPIIGRTAGTLDLDRFTVQGLDRIEIVRGPTSSLYGSEALAGVVNLIRHRPEAPMATTLHARMERFGTYQLGATSELRRNRLGATLLLDHYRTEGYDLAPEVFGPTAPALRDYTADAYLTWDLPRSALLSVAARYHQQQQQSTFAIDNAPHAETYRQKNWSLHPRLQQQLTSRLRLDASLYLTGYETHTRITRQHDEALYYQDRFSQAYRKLEVRLQQLLTNHQLLTLGSGAVQEALEGDRYVNRVSARSGFLFAQHEWTPHPWLEVVSGLRFDAHSDYASRLSPRLAVLVRPAASYRLRASIGSGFKAPDFRQRYLVFTNAAAGYSVFGVTRFREELARLQAEGQIARLLIDPARVTTLRPESSVAFNLGGEATWFDEALALSLNLFHNEVRDLIDTQPVAQKTNQAFVYSYFNLNRIYTRGLEATLTARPVSALTLSLSYQYLETADRDVLEAIDAGRLYGRTASGRDYRLRRSDYGGLFGRSRHSGTVQLRWQPTSLGLTVALRGVWRSRYGYRDVDGNGVPNRADEYVPGYSLWHLTVGRRLGRHLELQGGAFNLFDLRRPALMPFQPGRRWFVTLTVHV, from the coding sequence ATGAAACTCCTGTTGTTGCTACTGCTCCCACAGGTTGCTATCGATACAACCCGGGCGGTGCCGCTGCCGCCTGTCGTCGTCACGGCCACCCGCTCGGCACGGCCGCTGACCGAAGTGCCCGTGCCCACCCAGCTCGTCCCGGCCGAAGCCATCCGCCAGAGCGGGGCCGCCCGCCTGTCGGACCTGCTGGCCGAGCAGCCCGGCCTGTTGCTTTTCGAAGACCATGGCACCGGGCTCATGATGCAGGGCTTCGAGCCGGATTACACGCTGTTTCTGCTAGACGGCGAGCCGATCATCGGACGCACGGCGGGCACGCTGGACCTGGATCGCTTCACCGTGCAGGGCCTGGACCGCATCGAAATCGTACGTGGTCCCACGTCGTCGCTTTACGGCAGTGAAGCACTGGCTGGGGTGGTTAACTTGATCCGGCATCGTCCCGAAGCACCGATGGCCACTACCCTGCACGCCCGTATGGAAAGGTTCGGGACTTACCAGCTCGGCGCTACCAGCGAACTGCGACGCAACCGCCTGGGCGCCACCCTGCTGCTTGACCACTACCGCACCGAAGGCTACGATCTGGCCCCGGAAGTTTTTGGTCCTACTGCTCCTGCGCTGCGCGACTATACGGCCGATGCCTACCTGACCTGGGACCTGCCCAGAAGCGCTCTGCTATCGGTGGCTGCACGCTATCACCAACAGCAACAACAAAGCACCTTTGCTATTGATAACGCTCCCCACGCAGAAACCTATCGCCAGAAGAACTGGAGCCTGCACCCTCGCCTGCAGCAGCAGCTCACCTCTCGCCTGCGGCTTGACGCTTCGCTTTACCTGACAGGGTACGAAACCCATACCCGCATCACCCGACAGCACGACGAGGCCTTGTATTACCAGGATCGATTTTCCCAGGCCTACCGCAAGCTCGAAGTGCGCCTGCAGCAATTGCTAACAAACCACCAGCTTCTGACACTTGGCAGCGGAGCAGTCCAAGAAGCACTGGAAGGGGATCGCTATGTCAACCGCGTCTCGGCCCGGAGCGGCTTTCTTTTCGCCCAGCATGAATGGACGCCTCATCCCTGGCTCGAGGTAGTTTCCGGTCTTCGCTTTGATGCCCACAGCGACTATGCCAGCCGGCTCAGTCCGCGCCTGGCGGTGCTGGTCCGCCCTGCTGCCTCCTATCGCCTGCGTGCATCGATCGGAAGTGGCTTCAAAGCCCCGGACTTTCGTCAGCGCTATCTGGTGTTTACAAATGCAGCAGCCGGTTACAGCGTGTTTGGCGTCACCCGCTTCCGGGAAGAACTGGCGCGGCTGCAGGCCGAAGGACAGATCGCACGGCTGCTGATCGATCCGGCTCGCGTCACCACGCTGCGGCCGGAAAGCTCCGTCGCCTTCAACCTCGGGGGCGAGGCGACGTGGTTCGACGAGGCGCTGGCGCTGTCGCTCAACCTGTTTCACAACGAAGTGCGCGATCTGATCGATACGCAACCCGTCGCCCAGAAGACCAACCAGGCGTTCGTCTATTCCTACTTCAACCTGAACCGCATCTACACCCGGGGTCTGGAAGCCACGCTGACGGCGCGACCCGTGTCGGCGCTCACGCTCAGCCTCAGCTATCAGTACCTGGAGACGGCCGATCGCGACGTGCTCGAGGCCATCGACGCGGGACGGCTGTACGGGCGCACGGCGTCGGGCCGCGATTATCGCCTGCGGCGCAGCGACTACGGCGGACTTTTCGGGCGCTCGCGCCACAGTGGCACGGTCCAGTTGCGCTGGCAACCCACTTCGCTCGGACTGACCGTGGCGCTTCGAGGCGTGTGGCGCAGCCGCTACGGCTATCGCGACGTGGACGGCAACGGCGTGCCCAACCGCGCCGACGAGTACGTGCCCGGCTACAGCCTCTGGCACCTGACCGTCGGACGTCGGCTGGGCCGTCACCTGGAGCTTCAGGGCGGTGCTTTCAACCTGTTCGATCTACGGCGTCCGGCGCTGATGCCCTTCCAGCCCGGTCGCCGCTGGTTTGTGACGCTCACTGTTCATGTGTAA
- a CDS encoding type I restriction-modification system subunit M, which yields MALDISTLETWLWDAACAIRGPVDAPKFKDYILPLVFLKRLSDVFEDEMDRLAEEYGSREVAQHIVEEEREQGIIARGGGSVRFYIPENARWKAIRTRGQVGLGQFLTDAVRAVARENPRLQGVIDIVDFNATAAGQRIVADEYLARLVDVLSRHRLGLRDVEPDILGRAYEYLLRKFAEGQGQSAGEFYTPREVAVLMARILEPQPGMTVYDPCCGSGGLLIKCHLRLLETHGEEQNGHRRLPAHHAPLQLFGQEINPATFAMARMNAVIHDMEADIRLGDTMRHPAFRDETGRLMAFDLVTANPMWNQNFPTDLYENDPYERFHLGIPPASSADWGWLQHMLASLNDTGRMAVVLDTGAVSRGSGNQGASRERDIRKAFVERDLIEAVILLPENLFYNTTAPGIIIVINRKKRHPGEILLINASKLFAKGRPKNYLTDEHIETIARLYHEWQAEEGLSAIITNEEAARNDYNLSPSRYVAQNGAEETLPLEEAMVLLREAEEERAEMEHRLQEVLGVLGLQGKGT from the coding sequence ATGGCCCTTGATATCTCCACGCTCGAAACCTGGCTCTGGGATGCCGCCTGTGCCATTCGCGGCCCCGTAGATGCCCCGAAGTTCAAGGATTACATTCTCCCGCTGGTCTTCCTCAAGCGCCTTTCCGACGTGTTTGAGGATGAGATGGACCGTCTGGCCGAGGAGTACGGCAGCCGAGAGGTAGCACAACATATCGTTGAGGAGGAACGGGAGCAAGGCATCATCGCCCGTGGTGGCGGCTCGGTGCGCTTCTACATTCCCGAAAACGCCCGCTGGAAAGCCATCCGTACCCGTGGCCAGGTCGGCCTGGGCCAGTTCCTCACCGATGCCGTGCGGGCCGTAGCCCGCGAGAACCCGCGTCTGCAGGGCGTTATCGACATCGTCGACTTCAACGCGACGGCGGCCGGGCAGCGGATCGTGGCAGATGAGTACCTGGCCCGCTTGGTGGACGTACTCTCTCGCCATCGCCTGGGCTTGCGTGATGTGGAACCCGACATCCTGGGCCGCGCCTACGAGTACCTGCTGCGCAAGTTCGCCGAGGGCCAGGGCCAGAGCGCGGGCGAGTTCTACACCCCGCGCGAGGTGGCCGTGCTCATGGCCCGCATCCTGGAGCCCCAACCGGGCATGACCGTCTACGACCCTTGCTGCGGATCTGGCGGGCTGCTCATCAAGTGTCACCTCCGCCTGCTGGAGACCCATGGAGAGGAACAAAACGGCCACCGCCGGTTGCCTGCCCATCATGCGCCGCTTCAACTCTTTGGCCAGGAAATCAACCCGGCCACCTTCGCCATGGCGCGCATGAATGCGGTGATCCACGACATGGAGGCCGACATTCGCCTGGGCGACACCATGCGCCACCCCGCCTTTCGCGATGAGACCGGCCGCCTCATGGCCTTTGATTTGGTCACCGCCAATCCCATGTGGAACCAGAACTTTCCTACGGATCTGTACGAGAACGACCCCTACGAACGTTTTCACCTGGGCATCCCGCCCGCTTCCAGCGCGGATTGGGGCTGGCTGCAACACATGCTGGCCTCGTTGAACGACACCGGCCGCATGGCCGTGGTGCTGGACACCGGCGCCGTGAGTCGGGGCAGCGGCAACCAGGGTGCAAGCCGCGAACGCGACATCCGCAAGGCTTTCGTGGAACGCGATCTGATCGAGGCGGTGATCTTGTTGCCGGAGAACCTTTTCTACAACACCACCGCGCCGGGCATCATCATCGTTATCAATCGCAAAAAGCGCCATCCCGGCGAGATCCTGCTCATCAACGCCAGCAAACTCTTCGCCAAGGGCCGGCCCAAGAACTACCTGACCGACGAGCACATCGAGACCATTGCCCGGCTGTACCACGAATGGCAGGCCGAGGAAGGGCTTTCGGCCATCATCACCAACGAGGAGGCGGCCCGCAACGACTATAACCTGAGCCCCAGCCGCTACGTGGCCCAAAACGGCGCCGAGGAGACCCTGCCGCTGGAAGAGGCCATGGTGCTGCTGCGCGAGGCGGAGGAAGAGCGCGCCGAGATGGAGCACCGCCTGCAAGAAGTGCTGGGAGTTTTGGGGCTTCAAGGCAAGGGGACATAG
- a CDS encoding AlbA family DNA-binding domain-containing protein, with translation MEKLEATEGQTLEFKRQWTDRALEDLAAFANTEGGRLLLGVRDDGEVVGTRADDRELQRIANLIAAHLGITPSVRVIEMQGLPVVEIRVDPAPGLVPYKGRYLRRVGTTNRDFSPEELARHILTRSGRSWDGLPSDWSLEEVDPKALKAFARLARERLPHLDPSDPEGTLRNLNLVEGKRLKNAGVLLFGKRPQRLFPQAQVRVGIFRGDEILDSHDFTGTLWEQLDGVMARFRQVLKVRFAIRVEEPSLAGLQREETWEYPLEALREAVVNALIHRDYTYPADIQIRLEEDRLEVWSPGELPSPLTPEQLYQPHSSVLRNPLLAQAFYFAGVIERWGTGTTRIVRLCREQGLPEPEFANWQGGFRVTFLKDPYTPERLRKLGLNERQIRAVLYVKEHGEISNRDYRSLTGVSDETARQDLLALVKLNILRVEGKGRATRYVLGSFGD, from the coding sequence ATGGAGAAGCTTGAGGCTACGGAAGGCCAAACCCTGGAGTTCAAAAGGCAATGGACCGATCGGGCTCTGGAGGATCTGGCGGCCTTCGCCAACACGGAAGGCGGTAGGCTCCTCCTCGGCGTCCGAGACGATGGGGAAGTTGTGGGCACGCGAGCGGATGACCGAGAACTCCAGCGCATCGCCAACCTCATCGCCGCCCATCTGGGCATCACGCCGTCGGTTCGCGTGATTGAGATGCAGGGCCTGCCGGTGGTGGAAATTCGGGTAGATCCGGCCCCGGGGTTGGTGCCCTACAAGGGGCGGTATCTCCGCCGCGTGGGCACCACAAACCGCGATTTCTCGCCCGAGGAACTGGCCCGCCACATTCTCACGCGTTCCGGGAGGAGTTGGGATGGGCTGCCCAGCGATTGGTCGCTGGAGGAGGTGGACCCGAAAGCCCTGAAGGCCTTTGCCCGCCTGGCTCGAGAGAGGCTTCCCCATCTCGATCCCTCCGATCCCGAAGGGACGCTGCGCAACCTCAACCTCGTAGAGGGGAAGCGGCTGAAGAACGCAGGGGTGCTGCTCTTTGGCAAGCGGCCCCAGCGCCTCTTTCCCCAGGCGCAGGTGCGCGTCGGCATCTTCCGGGGAGATGAGATCCTGGATAGCCACGATTTCACGGGCACCTTGTGGGAGCAGTTAGACGGGGTGATGGCGCGCTTTCGCCAGGTGCTCAAGGTGCGTTTCGCCATCCGGGTGGAAGAGCCGTCTTTAGCGGGGCTACAGCGTGAAGAGACATGGGAATATCCGCTGGAGGCCCTGCGGGAGGCGGTGGTGAACGCCCTCATCCACCGGGATTACACCTATCCGGCGGACATCCAGATCCGTTTGGAGGAAGATCGCTTGGAGGTTTGGAGTCCGGGGGAGTTGCCGTCGCCGCTTACGCCTGAGCAGCTCTATCAACCCCACTCGTCGGTGCTTCGTAATCCCCTTCTCGCCCAGGCCTTCTACTTTGCCGGCGTCATCGAACGCTGGGGCACGGGCACCACGCGCATCGTCCGCCTCTGCCGGGAGCAAGGGCTTCCGGAGCCCGAGTTTGCGAACTGGCAGGGTGGCTTTCGGGTGACCTTCCTGAAGGACCCTTACACCCCGGAGCGGCTGCGCAAGTTGGGCCTGAACGAGCGGCAGATCAGGGCGGTGCTGTATGTGAAGGAGCATGGGGAGATCTCGAATCGTGACTACAGAAGTCTGACAGGTGTGTCGGACGAAACGGCCCGCCAAGACCTCCTGGCGCTGGTCAAACTGAACATATTGCGGGTTGAAGGCAAGGGGAGGGCAACGAGGTATGTGCTGGGGAGTTTTGGCGATTAA